The nucleotide window GTTTGGGGGGCGGGAGCGCGGGCTGCCTCAGGAGAAGCGGAACGGCGACCGAGCAACTGCTGAGCCTTAGCAGTGTAGTCGCCCATGTACTGCTTGGTGATGTTGGTGGCCTCGGCAGTGTGCTTGCTGGCGACACTGCGGAACTGGCTTGTCTGCTGGCCAATcagctcgccggcgcggtTGAGCTGGGCGTCGATAAGCTCCTGGTTGGAGGTGTACAGGAGGGGAACCATGAAAAGAGCAGTGGTGGCGATGAGAGAAAGGCCCCAGAAGGGAACGATCTTGACGAGGTAGTAGGCGATGAAGGCACCGATGAAGGCCTGCGATGAGCGGTTGTGTCAGTCGGGATGATGTCAATAATTGTGGAGACCATCACGCGAGCAACTtacagcagcagaagcaccAACGTTCTCGGCAAAGACGATGCGCTGAGCCTCAATCACAAAGAAGTTGATGAGCTCGTGAACGTCTCCTATGGCGGCATCGAGCGTCTCTCTGGGGATGACGTAGTAGCGTCTGGGGCGAAGTTGGGAAGCGAGGCCGTTGTTGAGGACAAGCTtgccggcgagctcggcaAGGACGGTGGTGCCGAGCACCATCCAGGTGAGCTTCAGACTGTATCGCAGGACATCGAGATAACGGGCGGCGAAGATGAGGGTGACGATGGAGCTG belongs to Colletotrichum higginsianum IMI 349063 chromosome 5, whole genome shotgun sequence and includes:
- a CDS encoding Reticulon-like protein: MSDFPDAPTSAPSANGSTYIQATKENAAAAYQQVSNGPVAQSVKDQSAKTSDELGNLAAARRTPSNPAATGQPLTHYHSFFFELISWNNPRASAIAYSSIVTLIFAARYLDVLRYSLKLTWMVLGTTVLAELAGKLVLNNGLASQLRPRRYYVIPRETLDAAIGDVHELINFFVIEAQRIVFAENVGASAAAFIGAFIAYYLVKIVPFWGLSLIATTALFMVPLLYTSNQELIDAQLNRAGELIGQQTSQFRSVASKHTAEATNITKQYMGDYTAKAQQLLGRRSASPEAARAPAPQTQTPADIRPSVEEDDFPAPPKADFQSEPVVPAAEEKTPMVAS